Proteins found in one Pseudomonas sp. P8_241 genomic segment:
- the mqo gene encoding malate dehydrogenase (quinone), which translates to MFKKVNTALLGLALSLGMTTAQAEEAKKVDVLLIGGGIMSATLGVWLNELEPGTSMQMIERLDGVAQESSNGWNNAGTGHSALAELNYTPEDESGKVSIPKAVEINEAFQISRQFWAWQVQQGVLKNPRSFINSTPHMSFVWGDDNIKFLKKRYDALQASPLFAGMQYSEDPAVIKQWVPLMMEGRDPNQKIAATWSPLGTDVNFGEITRQFVAHLQTTPKFDLKLSSEVQDITRNEDGSWRVSYKNLKDGSKTETDAKFVFIGAGGGALHLLQKSGIPEAKEYAGFPVGGSFLVTENPTIAEQHLAKAYGKASVGAPPMSVPHLDTRVLDGKRVILFGPFATFSTKFLKEGSYLDLLTTTTTHNVWPMTKVGIKEYPLVEYLAGQLMLSDEDRLNALKEYFPNAKAEDWRLWQAGQRVQIIKRDEAAGGVLKLGTEIVAAQDGSIAGLLGASPGASTAAPIMLTVLQKVFKDKVASPQWQEKLHQIVPSYGTQLNASPEKVAQEWAYTAKVLELTTPPATMAPATTPVTVDLDAKAPKADAARDMAL; encoded by the coding sequence ATGTTTAAGAAAGTAAACACAGCCCTGCTGGGGTTGGCCTTGTCGTTGGGGATGACCACGGCCCAGGCTGAAGAGGCGAAGAAAGTCGATGTGCTGCTGATTGGCGGCGGCATCATGAGCGCGACCCTGGGTGTATGGCTCAATGAGCTGGAACCTGGCACCTCGATGCAAATGATCGAGCGCCTCGACGGCGTCGCTCAGGAAAGCTCCAACGGCTGGAACAACGCCGGTACCGGTCACTCCGCGCTGGCGGAGCTGAACTACACGCCGGAAGACGAGAGCGGCAAGGTCTCGATCCCGAAGGCTGTTGAAATCAACGAAGCCTTCCAGATCTCCCGTCAGTTCTGGGCCTGGCAGGTTCAGCAAGGCGTGCTGAAAAACCCGCGTTCGTTCATCAACTCCACACCGCACATGAGCTTCGTGTGGGGCGATGACAACATCAAGTTCCTGAAGAAACGCTACGACGCTCTGCAAGCGAGCCCGCTGTTCGCCGGCATGCAGTACTCCGAAGACCCGGCTGTGATCAAGCAATGGGTACCGCTGATGATGGAAGGGCGTGACCCGAACCAGAAAATCGCGGCCACCTGGAGCCCGCTGGGTACTGACGTGAACTTCGGCGAAATTACGCGCCAGTTCGTTGCACATCTGCAAACCACACCGAAATTCGACTTGAAGCTGTCCAGCGAAGTGCAGGACATCACCCGTAACGAAGACGGCAGCTGGCGCGTCAGCTACAAAAACCTCAAAGACGGCAGCAAAACCGAAACCGACGCCAAGTTCGTGTTCATCGGCGCTGGCGGCGGTGCCTTGCACCTGCTGCAGAAGTCCGGCATTCCTGAAGCCAAGGAATACGCAGGCTTCCCGGTAGGCGGCTCGTTCCTCGTGACCGAAAACCCGACCATTGCCGAGCAACACCTGGCCAAGGCCTACGGCAAAGCTTCCGTTGGCGCACCGCCGATGTCGGTTCCGCACCTGGACACCCGCGTGCTGGATGGCAAGCGCGTGATTCTGTTTGGCCCATTCGCGACCTTCAGCACCAAGTTCCTCAAAGAAGGTTCGTACCTGGACCTGCTGACCACCACGACCACACACAACGTGTGGCCAATGACCAAGGTTGGCATCAAGGAATACCCGCTGGTCGAGTACCTGGCAGGCCAACTGATGCTGTCGGATGAAGACCGCCTCAACGCCTTGAAAGAATACTTCCCGAACGCCAAGGCTGAAGACTGGCGTCTGTGGCAAGCCGGGCAGCGTGTGCAGATCATCAAGCGCGACGAAGCCGCCGGTGGCGTGCTGAAACTGGGCACCGAGATCGTCGCTGCGCAAGACGGCAGCATCGCCGGCCTGCTGGGCGCCTCGCCAGGCGCTTCGACCGCCGCACCGATCATGCTGACCGTGCTGCAGAAAGTCTTCAAGGACAAGGTCGCGAGCCCGCAGTGGCAGGAAAAGCTGCACCAGATCGTCCCGAGCTACGGCACCCAGCTGAACGCCAGCCCGGAAAAGGTTGCGCAGGAATGGGCGTACACCGCCAAGGTGCTGGAACTGACGACGCCTCCGGCGACGATGGCTCCGGCAACGACCCCGGTGACTGTCGATCTTGATGCAAAAGCGCCGAAAGCCGATGCTGCGCGTGATATGGCTCTGTAA
- the ilvD gene encoding dihydroxy-acid dehydratase gives MGDKDDLRKYSSQVIDGIEAAPARAMLRAVGFTDEDFKKPQIGIASTWAMVTPCNMHIDKLVIEAEKGANAAGAKGVIFNTITISDGIANGTEGMKYSLVSREVIADSIEVVVGCEGFDGLVTVGGCDKNMPGCLIGMARLNRPSIFVYGGTIRPGAGHTDIISVFEAVGQHARGDISEIQVKQIEEVAIPGPGSCGGMYTANTMASAIEALGMSLPGSSSQEAIGGDKASDSFRAGQQVMELLKLDLKPRDIMTRKAFENAIRVVIALAGSTNAVLHLLAMANAVDVELTLDDFTELGKISPVVADLRPSGKYMMSELVAIGGIEPLMKRMLAAGMLHGDALTVTGKTLAENLEHVADYPEGQDVILPFDRPIKKDSHLVVLHGNLSPTGAVAKITGKEGLRFEGTARVYHGEEGALAGILNGEVQPGEVIVIRYEGPKGGPGMREMLSPTSAVMGKGLGKEVALITDGRFSGGSHGFVVGHITPEAFEGGPIALVKNGDRITIDAETRQITVDVSDTELAERKSRWVRPESKYKRGVLAKYAKTVSSASEGAVTDKYL, from the coding sequence ATGGGCGACAAAGACGATCTGCGCAAGTATTCCTCCCAGGTCATCGACGGCATCGAAGCCGCCCCCGCACGCGCCATGCTCCGCGCCGTAGGCTTCACCGATGAAGACTTCAAGAAGCCGCAGATCGGCATTGCCTCGACCTGGGCGATGGTCACGCCCTGCAACATGCACATCGACAAACTGGTGATCGAAGCGGAAAAAGGCGCGAATGCGGCGGGTGCCAAAGGCGTGATTTTCAACACCATCACCATTTCCGACGGCATCGCCAATGGCACTGAAGGCATGAAGTATTCGCTAGTGTCCCGCGAGGTGATTGCCGACTCCATCGAAGTGGTGGTCGGCTGCGAAGGCTTCGATGGTCTGGTCACCGTCGGCGGTTGCGACAAGAACATGCCGGGCTGCCTGATTGGCATGGCGCGGTTGAACCGTCCTTCGATCTTTGTGTACGGCGGCACCATTCGACCGGGCGCCGGCCACACCGACATCATTTCCGTGTTCGAAGCCGTGGGCCAGCATGCCCGCGGTGACATCAGCGAGATTCAGGTCAAGCAGATCGAGGAAGTGGCAATCCCCGGTCCCGGTTCCTGCGGCGGCATGTACACCGCCAACACCATGGCCTCGGCCATCGAGGCGCTGGGCATGAGCCTGCCCGGTTCCAGCTCCCAGGAGGCCATTGGCGGCGACAAGGCCTCGGACAGTTTCCGCGCCGGCCAGCAGGTCATGGAGCTGCTCAAGCTGGACCTCAAACCCCGCGACATCATGACCCGCAAGGCCTTTGAAAACGCCATCCGCGTGGTCATCGCCCTCGCCGGCTCAACCAACGCCGTGCTGCACCTTTTGGCCATGGCCAATGCGGTGGACGTAGAGCTGACCCTGGATGACTTCACCGAGCTAGGCAAGATTTCCCCGGTGGTTGCCGACCTGCGTCCCAGCGGCAAATACATGATGAGCGAACTGGTCGCCATCGGCGGCATTGAACCGTTGATGAAGCGCATGCTGGCCGCCGGGATGCTGCATGGCGATGCGTTGACCGTCACTGGCAAGACCCTCGCTGAAAACCTCGAACACGTGGCCGACTACCCCGAAGGCCAGGACGTGATCCTGCCCTTCGACCGGCCGATCAAAAAGGATTCGCACTTGGTGGTGCTGCACGGCAACCTCTCGCCCACCGGCGCCGTGGCCAAGATCACCGGCAAGGAAGGCCTGCGCTTCGAAGGCACGGCCCGGGTCTATCACGGCGAAGAAGGCGCTCTTGCCGGCATTCTCAACGGTGAAGTGCAGCCCGGCGAAGTCATCGTGATTCGCTACGAAGGACCCAAGGGCGGACCGGGCATGCGCGAAATGTTGTCGCCGACGTCGGCAGTCATGGGCAAGGGTCTGGGCAAGGAAGTCGCGTTGATTACCGACGGGCGTTTTTCCGGCGGTTCACACGGGTTCGTGGTTGGCCATATCACGCCGGAGGCCTTTGAAGGCGGGCCGATTGCGCTGGTGAAAAATGGCGACAGGATCACCATTGATGCCGAAACCCGGCAGATCACGGTCGACGTGTCCGACACCGAGCTGGCCGAGCGCAAATCGCGCTGGGTGCGGCCGGAGTCGAAGTACAAGCGCGGGGTGTTGGCCAAGTACGCGAAGACTGTTTCCAGCGCTTCAGAGGGAGCGGTAACGGATAAGTATCTTTAG
- a CDS encoding methyl-accepting chemotaxis protein: MQRDLRGMIEVVRGNAHGVSGMSKQLSNGCHAVAGSSQQQSAAASTMAAAASEMTASIEEITRHAGRALDMANQAEALAKDGGRVIHQVVNDMDGIARSAQHSAQVIRTLDKESEGIFNIIQVIKGIADQTNLLALNAAIEAARAGEQGRGFAVVADEVRSLAGRTSASTQEIASMVARIQQSTREAVISMEEGVAQVDKGMAVTADVERAIREILEATLNTTQLVNDISRTIGEQSLASNEIAHQVEMIAGMSEGNSKVIGQTASTTDELSSLAGQLSQSVDRFRL, encoded by the coding sequence ATGCAGCGCGATTTGCGCGGCATGATCGAAGTGGTACGCGGCAATGCCCACGGCGTGAGCGGCATGAGCAAGCAATTGAGCAACGGTTGCCACGCAGTTGCCGGCAGCAGCCAGCAGCAAAGCGCTGCGGCCAGCACCATGGCGGCGGCCGCCAGCGAAATGACCGCGAGCATCGAGGAAATCACCCGGCATGCCGGACGGGCGCTGGACATGGCCAATCAGGCCGAAGCGTTGGCCAAGGATGGCGGGCGGGTGATCCATCAAGTGGTCAACGACATGGATGGCATCGCACGCTCGGCTCAGCATTCGGCGCAGGTGATTCGCACGCTGGACAAGGAGTCCGAGGGGATTTTCAACATTATTCAAGTGATCAAGGGCATCGCCGACCAGACCAACCTGTTGGCGCTGAACGCCGCCATCGAGGCAGCCCGCGCCGGCGAGCAGGGTCGTGGTTTTGCCGTGGTGGCCGACGAAGTCCGCAGCCTGGCCGGGCGCACCAGCGCCTCGACCCAGGAAATCGCCAGCATGGTCGCACGCATCCAGCAAAGCACCCGTGAAGCGGTGATCAGCATGGAGGAGGGCGTGGCGCAGGTCGACAAGGGCATGGCGGTGACTGCCGATGTCGAGCGTGCGATTCGTGAAATTCTCGAAGCGACGCTCAACACCACGCAACTGGTCAACGACATCAGCCGCACCATCGGCGAGCAAAGCCTGGCCAGCAATGAAATTGCCCATCAGGTGGAAATGATTGCCGGGATGTCCGAGGGCAACAGCAAAGTGATCGGGCAGACGGCCTCGACCACCGACGAATTGTCGAGCCTGGCGGGTCAGTTGTCGCAGTCGGTGGATCGGTTCAGGTTGTGA
- a CDS encoding DUF2238 domain-containing protein, which produces MQSNRHSRYELALLTVFLLIVLASGFSPRSRVDWALENVLVLLLVGTLIAFSGRFRLSAVSITLVFVFLCVHELGAHYTYSLVPYDQWSSGMFGFSLEKSFGVHRNHYDRLVHLSYGLLLVYPVREVLMRLTPLRGFWLFFIALNIMLSTSALYELVEWVGGAFLGDDTSKAFVGAQNDPWDSQKDMAIAVAGALVSLLLVSLRGTTQTTPLPTACRKNDNL; this is translated from the coding sequence ATGCAGTCCAACCGACATTCGCGGTATGAGCTGGCCTTGTTGACGGTTTTCCTGCTGATCGTTTTGGCATCGGGCTTTTCACCCCGCAGCCGGGTGGATTGGGCGTTGGAAAACGTGCTGGTGCTGTTGTTGGTGGGCACGTTGATCGCGTTCTCTGGCCGGTTCAGATTGTCTGCGGTGTCCATCACTCTGGTGTTTGTGTTTTTGTGCGTGCATGAGCTTGGGGCGCATTACACCTATTCCCTGGTGCCGTACGATCAGTGGAGTTCGGGGATGTTCGGGTTCAGTCTGGAAAAATCCTTCGGCGTTCATCGCAATCACTATGACCGCCTGGTGCATCTGAGCTACGGACTGTTGTTGGTGTATCCGGTTCGGGAAGTGCTGATGCGCCTGACGCCGTTGCGGGGTTTCTGGCTGTTTTTCATTGCACTGAACATCATGCTGTCGACCTCGGCTCTCTACGAACTGGTGGAGTGGGTCGGCGGCGCCTTCCTCGGCGACGACACTTCGAAAGCGTTCGTCGGTGCGCAAAACGACCCTTGGGATTCGCAGAAGGACATGGCCATCGCCGTGGCCGGTGCGCTTGTCAGCTTGCTGTTGGTTTCCCTGCGCGGCACGACGCAAACGACGCCGCTACCGACCGCATGTCGCAAAAACGACAATCTGTAG
- a CDS encoding polyamine ABC transporter substrate-binding protein: protein MRVNTLSLVALVSAFSAAAFADETVNISNWNGYIADDTLANFTRQTGIKATYDIHDSNEVLESKLMTGNTGYDVVSPSNHFLSRLIKAGAIQKLDRSQLPNWKNLDPVLLKKLEVNDPGNLYGYPYMWGTAGIGYNVEKIKAIFGNTDVTHSWNLFFDENNIKKLSECGVAIIDNPTQILPITLNYLGLPPHSHEPADYRKAEQALLKIRPYVQYFHASKYISDLANGNVCAVIGFNGDIVQAAASAREAKNGIEIAYSIPDEGSTLWLDMVVMPRNAPHEKNGYAYMNYLLEPKVIANISNSIHYANPNSAADAFVDPAVKQDLAIYPPKSVMDKLFTVEDLPAAIARLSTRLWTKLKTNT from the coding sequence ATGCGCGTCAATACCCTTTCTCTGGTGGCCCTGGTCTCTGCGTTTTCCGCTGCCGCTTTTGCCGATGAAACCGTGAACATTTCCAACTGGAACGGTTACATCGCCGACGACACCCTGGCCAACTTCACCCGGCAAACCGGGATCAAGGCCACGTACGACATCCACGACAGCAATGAGGTGCTGGAGTCGAAATTGATGACGGGCAATACCGGTTATGACGTGGTCAGTCCGTCGAACCACTTTTTGTCGCGCCTGATCAAGGCCGGGGCCATCCAGAAACTCGACAGGAGCCAACTGCCCAACTGGAAAAACCTCGACCCGGTGCTGCTGAAAAAACTTGAAGTCAACGACCCCGGTAACCTGTACGGCTACCCCTACATGTGGGGCACGGCGGGCATCGGTTACAACGTCGAGAAGATCAAGGCGATCTTCGGCAACACCGACGTTACTCATTCCTGGAACCTGTTCTTCGACGAAAACAACATCAAGAAGCTCAGTGAGTGTGGGGTGGCGATCATCGACAACCCGACGCAGATCCTGCCGATCACTCTCAACTACCTGGGTCTGCCGCCGCACAGCCACGAGCCGGCCGACTACAGGAAAGCCGAGCAGGCACTGCTGAAAATCCGGCCCTACGTGCAGTACTTCCATGCCTCCAAATACATCAGCGACCTGGCCAACGGCAACGTCTGTGCAGTGATCGGTTTCAATGGCGACATCGTGCAAGCCGCCGCCAGCGCCAGGGAAGCCAAAAACGGCATCGAGATTGCCTACTCGATTCCGGATGAAGGCTCCACGCTGTGGCTCGATATGGTGGTCATGCCCAGGAACGCACCCCATGAGAAGAACGGCTACGCCTACATGAACTACCTGCTGGAGCCGAAGGTGATTGCCAATATCAGCAACAGCATCCATTACGCCAACCCGAACAGCGCGGCGGATGCCTTTGTCGACCCCGCCGTGAAGCAGGATCTGGCGATTTACCCGCCCAAGAGTGTCATGGACAAGTTGTTCACCGTCGAGGACTTGCCCGCGGCGATTGCGCGGCTCAGTACGCGGTTGTGGACGAAGCTCAAGACCAATACCTGA
- a CDS encoding FAD-dependent oxidoreductase: protein MENSCGWIAQAGCSPQRDSLKGTQLADWLIIGGGITGLSAAHALTQMHPQASIVVVDRQRAAQGASARNSGFVVAHEHPAASELLGSDGFAGYEVDTSIGRAAADEVRKQIARHGIECDFQESGYFFAVSDPRKLTDVESKLKTLRAVGASAQFLQGEQLSEKLGTQHYKAAIWCGNGNALLQPAKYVKGLLDALPQKVTVFENTDISGLERLGNGRIRARSRGACVEAKQVLVCLNAFIPRTGIDDSATFPMELSASLTRPLSDAEFQAIGAAAPWGVLSTRPLGATVRLTPDRRVMIRNTAEYRAQDLSLDQLSLRRQHHVLGLQRRFPFFGEQDIEHTWTGHLSASRSGQPYFARVEEGVFAVAGCNGSGVARGTLWGRLLAELASGGDSTLMRSVMQRAQPGWLPPKPLLDIGAMLRMRVEAVRARTEI, encoded by the coding sequence ATGGAAAATAGTTGTGGCTGGATCGCGCAAGCCGGGTGTTCGCCCCAGCGAGATTCGCTCAAGGGAACGCAACTGGCCGATTGGCTGATCATCGGCGGCGGGATCACGGGGCTGAGCGCTGCGCACGCCCTTACCCAGATGCACCCGCAGGCCAGCATCGTCGTGGTCGACCGGCAGCGTGCCGCCCAAGGCGCATCGGCGCGCAACTCCGGATTTGTCGTGGCTCATGAACATCCCGCCGCGAGTGAGTTGCTGGGCAGCGACGGGTTCGCCGGCTATGAAGTGGACACATCGATCGGGCGAGCCGCCGCCGACGAAGTCCGCAAGCAGATTGCCCGACATGGCATCGAATGCGACTTCCAGGAGTCAGGTTATTTCTTCGCCGTCAGCGATCCGCGCAAGTTGACCGACGTCGAGAGCAAGCTGAAAACCCTGCGTGCGGTGGGTGCTTCTGCGCAGTTTCTACAAGGCGAACAGTTGAGTGAAAAACTCGGCACACAGCACTACAAGGCCGCGATCTGGTGCGGCAACGGCAATGCGTTGCTGCAACCGGCGAAGTATGTGAAGGGTTTGCTCGATGCCTTGCCGCAGAAGGTGACGGTTTTTGAAAACACCGACATCAGCGGTCTTGAACGCTTGGGTAACGGCCGTATTCGCGCCCGCAGCCGCGGCGCATGTGTCGAGGCCAAACAGGTGTTGGTGTGCCTGAATGCCTTTATCCCGCGGACGGGTATCGACGACAGCGCAACGTTCCCGATGGAGCTCAGTGCCAGTCTGACACGGCCGCTCAGCGATGCCGAGTTTCAAGCCATCGGCGCGGCAGCGCCCTGGGGTGTGCTGTCCACCCGGCCACTGGGGGCGACGGTGCGTCTGACGCCGGATCGTCGGGTGATGATCCGCAACACCGCGGAGTATCGTGCGCAGGATTTGTCCCTGGACCAATTGTCGCTACGTCGTCAGCACCACGTGCTGGGTTTGCAGCGGCGTTTTCCGTTCTTCGGCGAGCAGGATATCGAACACACCTGGACCGGGCACCTCAGCGCGTCACGCTCGGGGCAACCTTATTTCGCCAGGGTCGAGGAGGGCGTGTTTGCCGTGGCAGGGTGCAACGGCTCGGGCGTTGCGCGCGGCACGTTATGGGGGCGGTTGCTCGCGGAACTGGCTTCGGGGGGCGACTCAACACTGATGCGATCAGTCATGCAGCGAGCCCAACCCGGCTGGTTGCCACCCAAACCCTTGCTCGACATCGGTGCCATGCTACGGATGCGCGTGGAAGCGGTCAGGGCCAGAACCGAAATCTAA
- a CDS encoding LysR substrate-binding domain-containing protein, which produces MDKIRHVPSMQGLQALVEVAECGTFTLAARKLCLTQSAVSRQIQQLESHFGVALFVRSSRSIQLTAEGEQVLASARAILEQLRALEDRLAPQKRPFRIRMHVSLAVRWLLPKLSDFYRHHPDVSLAIETVATEIVEPASDSDAYILYLPEPTAAAQCLTLFEEALVPVCAPGLGSPTQPLTSLEDLSGFALLHRSADQHDWQDWLSANGGKSLKDYRHIPFNLDELALDAAARGLGVAMTDMTLAGESIERGVLVVPFGEPLKTRGIYSLCLQPSAAAHPACASVMQWFTAQTCGSEPVREDDVTSNS; this is translated from the coding sequence ATGGATAAAATTCGCCACGTGCCATCGATGCAGGGCTTGCAGGCTTTGGTCGAAGTCGCCGAATGCGGCACCTTCACCCTGGCGGCGCGCAAGCTCTGTCTGACCCAAAGTGCGGTGAGCCGGCAGATCCAGCAGTTGGAAAGCCACTTCGGCGTGGCGTTGTTCGTCAGGAGCAGTCGCAGCATTCAACTGACGGCCGAAGGTGAGCAGGTGCTGGCCAGCGCTCGCGCCATCCTCGAGCAATTAAGAGCGCTCGAAGATCGCCTCGCACCGCAAAAGCGTCCGTTCCGCATCCGCATGCACGTGTCGCTGGCGGTGCGTTGGTTGCTGCCCAAACTGAGTGACTTTTACCGCCATCATCCCGACGTTTCACTGGCGATTGAAACCGTGGCCACGGAGATCGTAGAGCCGGCCAGCGACAGCGATGCGTACATCCTGTATCTGCCCGAACCAACGGCTGCGGCGCAATGCCTGACCCTGTTCGAGGAAGCGCTGGTGCCGGTCTGCGCGCCCGGTCTGGGCAGCCCGACACAGCCATTGACGTCGCTGGAAGATCTCTCGGGTTTCGCCCTGCTGCACCGTTCCGCCGACCAGCATGACTGGCAGGACTGGTTGTCGGCCAACGGCGGCAAGTCGCTGAAGGACTACCGGCACATCCCGTTCAACCTCGACGAACTGGCCCTCGATGCCGCTGCACGAGGCCTGGGTGTGGCGATGACCGACATGACCCTGGCCGGCGAATCGATTGAGCGCGGTGTGCTGGTCGTGCCCTTTGGTGAACCGTTGAAGACCCGGGGCATTTACTCGCTGTGTCTGCAACCTTCGGCTGCGGCCCATCCGGCGTGCGCATCGGTGATGCAGTGGTTTACCGCACAAACCTGTGGGAGCGAGCCTGTTCGCGAAGACGATGTGACATCAAACAGCTGA
- a CDS encoding tripartite tricarboxylate transporter permease, giving the protein MDILASLAMGFASALTPINLLWGFIGCLLGTAIGVLPGIGPALTVALLLPITAKVDPTGALIMFAGIYYGAQFGGSTTSILLNTPGESSSMVTALEGNLMARNGRAGPALATAAIGSFVAGTIATVLLTLFAPVVARLALNFGPTEYFAILVLSFTTVSAVLGASMLRGFASLGIGLTIGLIGLDATSGIARYTLGVPELVDGIEVVLVAVGLFAVGEALYSLLYQTEQREGRHRLTSLWMTRADWKRSVPAWLRGTLIGFPFGSIPAGGAEIPTFLSYSTERKLSKYPKEFSANKGEGAIEGVAGPEAANNASATGSLVPLLTLGIPTSATAAILLAAFQNYNLQPGPMLFETSAELVWTLVASLYIGNVILLVLNLPLVGLWVKLLQIPRPYLNAGILVFATIGVYGMRHSSFDLVLMLAIGWGGVLMRRFDFPVAPVIVGMLLGPMAEKQLRNALSISEGDWTIFLTQPISAFFLALTLLVLVVPPVLHARGIKLHEDD; this is encoded by the coding sequence GTGGACATTCTCGCTAGCCTGGCGATGGGTTTTGCCTCGGCACTGACGCCGATCAATTTGTTATGGGGTTTTATCGGCTGTTTGCTTGGTACTGCCATTGGTGTATTACCCGGCATCGGACCGGCCTTGACGGTGGCCTTGCTACTGCCGATTACCGCCAAGGTCGATCCAACCGGTGCGTTGATCATGTTCGCGGGGATTTATTACGGCGCACAGTTCGGCGGCTCAACCACCTCTATTTTGCTCAACACACCTGGTGAGTCTTCATCCATGGTCACGGCACTGGAAGGCAACCTGATGGCCCGCAACGGGCGCGCCGGCCCCGCGTTGGCCACGGCGGCGATTGGTTCTTTTGTGGCCGGCACCATCGCGACGGTTTTACTGACCCTGTTCGCGCCGGTGGTGGCCAGGCTGGCGCTGAACTTTGGCCCGACCGAGTATTTCGCGATTCTGGTGTTGTCGTTCACCACGGTGTCGGCGGTGCTCGGCGCCTCCATGCTGCGTGGCTTTGCCTCGTTGGGTATCGGTTTGACCATCGGCCTGATCGGGTTGGACGCGACTTCGGGGATCGCCCGCTACACCCTTGGCGTTCCCGAACTGGTCGACGGCATCGAAGTGGTGCTGGTGGCAGTGGGGTTGTTTGCCGTTGGCGAGGCGTTGTACAGCTTGCTGTATCAAACAGAACAGCGTGAAGGGCGGCACCGCCTGACGTCGTTATGGATGACCCGTGCCGACTGGAAGCGCTCGGTGCCAGCCTGGCTGCGAGGCACGCTGATCGGTTTTCCGTTTGGCTCGATACCGGCCGGTGGTGCGGAGATTCCGACCTTTCTGTCCTATTCCACCGAACGCAAACTCAGCAAGTATCCCAAGGAGTTTTCCGCCAACAAGGGCGAGGGCGCCATCGAAGGCGTCGCCGGCCCGGAAGCGGCCAATAACGCAAGCGCGACGGGATCGTTGGTGCCGTTGTTGACCCTCGGGATTCCGACCTCCGCCACGGCGGCGATCCTGTTGGCCGCGTTCCAGAACTACAACCTGCAACCGGGGCCGATGCTGTTTGAAACGTCTGCCGAACTGGTCTGGACCCTGGTGGCGTCGCTGTACATCGGCAACGTTATTCTGCTGGTGTTGAACCTGCCCCTGGTGGGGCTGTGGGTCAAGTTGCTGCAGATCCCCCGGCCGTATTTGAACGCGGGCATTCTGGTGTTCGCGACCATTGGCGTGTACGGCATGCGCCACTCTTCCTTCGATTTGGTGCTGATGCTGGCGATTGGTTGGGGCGGGGTGCTGATGCGCCGTTTCGACTTCCCGGTGGCGCCGGTGATCGTCGGCATGCTGCTTGGGCCGATGGCCGAGAAGCAACTGCGCAACGCGTTGTCGATCAGCGAGGGCGACTGGACGATTTTTCTGACGCAACCGATCTCGGCGTTTTTCCTGGCGCTGACTCTGCTGGTGCTGGTGGTGCCGCCTGTGCTGCATGCGCGGGGGATCAAGTTGCATGAGGATGATTGA